In Helicobacter mastomyrinus, the sequence AATCTTACCCTCAAAGTGCATTCTATAAGTCATTTCCTACACTTTTTCATACTCTTGAATCTCAACTTGAGACACTCACGCAACATATTTATGCTGCCCTTGAAAAGACACAAAAAGACTTCATACGAATAGATAAAAAATTTGGTATTACAAAGGCATATCAGCAGCCAAAGGAGATTACTACGCTTCCTAGAGAGCGGTTAAGCCTAAGTTTGTGTGATATGGATTCTCATTTTGCGAGAGATTTTATCAAACTTGGTTTTGATATGAATGCCAAAGGAGCCGAGTTTGAATCCTTGCTACAATCCCACATAGGGAATTTGAAAAGCCTTATCATACAATGGGGGCAATCCTTTATCCCCGTCTTACAAGGCCCACTTTTGCAAAAGAGCATTGATAACATAATAAGCGATTATGAGCATTTAGTAAGAGAGCATTGTGAGCGGCTAAATGCACAATTTATGCTATTTAGCAAGATTCTAAGCTTGAATTATCCTCTTGCAATTAATCTCTGCCTTAATACAATTAGCCTAAAAATCCAAGAAGCCCTAGAAAAGCATAGCAAAAGTCCTGACACGCTCCCACTTTTTAACCCTACCCTAGAAAATATCCGCGATGAGCTAAATAATGGGCTACACTTTGGCTTTTTACAAGAGCATTTATTGACCCAGCCTTTGCATAAAAAGGCATTATGGCAATTTGAATACGACCAAAAGGCATTATGTAAAAAACAATGCGAAGCAATCGCTACCCACAAAGAGCAATATATGCATCACTATACACAGCTTAAAGCCCTCCTAAAGGAGCTAAAAGTATAGCCAAAAGGTATAATCTCTTGTTTAATCCTAGCTCTCTATGTTTGTGTAAATTATTTGGCTAGGGACAACGTGATGAGCCTTTGGTTTGCTACAGGAGGTAATATCAAATTTTCCACCTAGCAAATAAACAATCTAAAAGAATCAAAGAAGTAAATTTGGAAAACTTTAGCAACCCCACCCCCTGCGCTTAAAACAGAAGCAAGAAAGCACCTTTGCGTAATGGCTTTAGCGAAGTTAGCATTTCCCACCTAGGACTAAGAAGCGATTTTAAGCAGATTTATATCTTTTCTCTAAGAATCTTTTGCTCAAGATGAATTTAGATAAGATAAAAAGCACATTATCGCGACTCTTAGCACGATTAATGCAGATTCTAATCTTGCACAAAAGGAGTCTCCCATTATATTGTCCCTATCTTTATATCAAAAATTTTGAGCGATACGTTTATCAAAATATCGCTCTCTTAACTCTTTTAAGTATCTTGGCATCCATCGATAAATGTATTGAATATCCTTGTAGCATAATGCAATAAAGAATCCTACTCCCTCTATGGAGCAAGGTGATAAAGTGGCACTCTTCACTTATGAGCAGAAAAATCTTCGCAAATACTATAAAAACAATCTATTTGAACACACCAAAACATCTACCCCCTTTTATACCTGAATAAATTTGCTATTTTTGTGCTGATACAACAGCTATGGGTAACATCAAATGTATGCCTTATATCATAACAACTAAGCGAAAAATGAGATAAAGATTAATTGACAAATGGAGTAAAAAGCAAATTTTTTAGGGTGAATATACATACTCACAATAAGATAAAAGCAGTATTGTTGAATACGGGAAGAAAATCCCGCAAAATTAGCATATATTATTGCATTTGCGCGGCGACTTCTGCAGCAAAATCCTCGACTTTTTTCTCAATACCCTCGCCCAATTCAAAACGGATATATTGCACAATCTCAATGCTATCATTTAGCTCTTTACCCCTAGATTCTAGCACCTGTGCGATAGTTTTCTTATCATCCATTACATAAAATTGCCCTAGCAATGTCATACGTTGGTCAAGCAAAGTGCTATCAGCCACAAAGCGCTCCATTTGTCCGGGCAAAATTTTATCCCAAATTGCTTCGGGTTTGCCTTGTGTTTTTAAATCCTCGCGCAATTTTTGCTCCTGGGCTTTTAGCACAGATTCTGTCAGTTCATTACGGCTAATGTATTCTGGAATCTTATGCAATGGCTTACCAAGCCTTTTAAGCTCCTCGTTTTCTTTAGTGAGTTCAGCGATAATAGCAACCTTTTCCTTCTGTATAAAGTCATTATCAAACTCTGTGTAGCTCAATACTTGTGGCTTCATCGCCGCTGCGTGCATACAAATACCCTTAGCAAGCTCTACACAAGCAGCTCTTGAGCTATCTTTGGTATATTTCATAGCAATCAACACTCCCACTCGCCCATTTGAATGTACATAGCCATTGATGATACCATTGCCTTGAGCTTCTACGCTCGCTATGCGGCGCACGACAATATTTTCACCAATTTTTGCGATATTTTGCTGGAGATATTCCTCAAATTTCACGCCATTAACACTCATTGTATGTAGCTCTTGTGTGCTTGAAAGTGAATGCTCATACACAATTTTTGCTGTATGAGCTACAAGCTCTTTAAATGTCTCATTTTTTGCCACAAAGTCAGTTTCAGAATTTATCTCAATAATACTTGCCTTACTATAATCACTTGCCACTTCTACGCTTACAATACCTTCACTCGCTACTCTATCGGCTTTTTTAGCGGCTTTGCTTAAACCCTTTTCTCTTAGATACTCTACGGCTTTGTCAATATCGCCATTGGTTTCCACAAGTGCCTTTTTACAGTCCATCATACCCGCATCTGTCATCTCGCGGAGTTGTTTTACAAGCTGTGCTGAAATATCTGCCATATTATTCCTCCTCTTGCATATCTTTGGCGATTTCTTGCGTTACCTCATCAAGTAATGCTTCTTTTTCTTCGTCTGTCACGGGCACACTTTGTACTTCTTGCTCATCTTGTTCGTCTTTATTTTCAGCCCTTCCTTCTAAAATCGCCGCGCTGATTTCCTTACAAAAAAGTTGAATAGAGCGAATCGCATCATCGTTCCCCGGAATAGGATAATCCACCATATCAGGGTCGCAATTTGTATCTAATGGAGCAACTACGGGGATTCCAAGTCTTCTCGCCTCTGCTACGGCGATTTTTTCCTTTGCTGCATCAATAACAAAAATCATATCTGGAGCTTTTTTCATATGGCGCACACCGCCCAGATACTTATCTAACTTTTCTTTTTTGCGTTGTAACATTAATTTTTCTTTTTTAGTGAGCAAATCAATTTGCCCACTGCTTTCCATTTCTTCGATGATTTCAAGTTTGCGCACAGATTTTTTAATCGTGCTAAAGTTTGTAAGCATACCGCCAAGCCAACGATAATTCACATAGGGAGCATTGGTCATTTCTGCATAGGTTTTGAGTGTTTCACTCGCTTGTTTTTTTGTCCCTACAAACATAATCACTTTGCCCTCACTCGCGGCTTCTTTGACAATATTATAAGTATAGCGGAAGTATCGCAAAGTCTTTTGCAAATCGATAATGTGGATATTCTTTCTCACGCCAAAGATAAAACGTTGCATCTTTGGATTCCAACGGCGTGTTTGATGCCCAAAATGTACACCGCATTCAAGTAAATCTTTCATTGTTACCATAGTAGTCTCCTCAAAAGTAATGTGGTTTATCCTCCATACCCCTTAACAAAGCTTAAGCAAAAGCTATTGCAACCTTACAAGGATTGGTATGTGTGAATTTGTCCGCCAAAATCGCCATAAAGCAATCTGCCATAAAGCAATCTTTTGCAAAACAAAGGGGGCGATTTTAGCCTCTTTTCTCTAAAGTTTAGCTTATATCTTAAGACTCTATTTCTTTATTGCGGCTATATATTTAAAGATTTAAAAAATTCATAGTTAAGATGATGGAATTTAAACGTTTGCTTAAGCCCAACAAAGTTACAATATATATTTCAAAAAACTTTAACATTATATACAGGCGGATACCATGGCAGAAAAACATTATACTTTTATGGGAGATACACCAGCACAAGCTCTCAAAAAAGCACAAGAAACTCTGGGTGATGATATTATGCTTGTAGAAAATAAAGAAATTCGAAAAAAATCACTTACTCAATCGAGTTTATACGAGATAGTAGTAAAAGTTGATGATGAAAGCATAGAATCCAACAAAGCACAACAAAAACAAGAACAAGATGAAGCTAAAGCACATAGCAATAGTGTGCAAAAAAGACTTGATGAAATTGCAGAAAAAGAAATGGCAAAAAAGCGCAAAAAAGCGCAAAAACCCAAGATTTATGATGAAGTTACCTTACAGCTTTCTGATGCAGTAAAGCAAATCTCACAAATTGCTAATGTCCCAAGCAATATGCCCGAAAATCCAAGGATTCAACCTTCTCCTCGCACTTCTATAACAAATCTTAACAACACAGTCAAAAAAGCAAATATCAATATTGATGAGCGCGCAAACGATAAGATTCAGGACTTACAACAAACGCGCTTAGCTCAAAATATCAATGAAAAACTCGAGCTTAAAGCCATCAAAAACGAGCTAGGCGAACTCAATGACAAAATGAAGATTATTCAAAGTATGCTCTGGGAAGAAAAAAGCCCAAAAAGCGA encodes:
- the tsf gene encoding translation elongation factor Ts, whose protein sequence is MADISAQLVKQLREMTDAGMMDCKKALVETNGDIDKAVEYLREKGLSKAAKKADRVASEGIVSVEVASDYSKASIIEINSETDFVAKNETFKELVAHTAKIVYEHSLSSTQELHTMSVNGVKFEEYLQQNIAKIGENIVVRRIASVEAQGNGIINGYVHSNGRVGVLIAMKYTKDSSRAACVELAKGICMHAAAMKPQVLSYTEFDNDFIQKEKVAIIAELTKENEELKRLGKPLHKIPEYISRNELTESVLKAQEQKLREDLKTQGKPEAIWDKILPGQMERFVADSTLLDQRMTLLGQFYVMDDKKTIAQVLESRGKELNDSIEIVQYIRFELGEGIEKKVEDFAAEVAAQMQ
- the rpsB gene encoding 30S ribosomal protein S2, with product MVTMKDLLECGVHFGHQTRRWNPKMQRFIFGVRKNIHIIDLQKTLRYFRYTYNIVKEAASEGKVIMFVGTKKQASETLKTYAEMTNAPYVNYRWLGGMLTNFSTIKKSVRKLEIIEEMESSGQIDLLTKKEKLMLQRKKEKLDKYLGGVRHMKKAPDMIFVIDAAKEKIAVAEARRLGIPVVAPLDTNCDPDMVDYPIPGNDDAIRSIQLFCKEISAAILEGRAENKDEQDEQEVQSVPVTDEEKEALLDEVTQEIAKDMQEEE